One genomic window of Sarcophilus harrisii chromosome X, mSarHar1.11, whole genome shotgun sequence includes the following:
- the LOC116420190 gene encoding ARL14 effector protein-like — protein sequence MFTRAKAKKKEEVGSKSVGATKKEQKAAKKQVVKSEPQVKVEAKKQEEQKKPVQEEESKSGAAATPSTSTGRRRRGRPRGSTKKAVGRAGAQGQAAVQGQAGTQAQTRAQSQARAQGQARVQGQAGAQVQAGARGKAGPRGQARQEGTAGLGTSSGSQSQGGQQFAQPSVKLPRGKKGMHKYDNKGRLTLNGEDLCDCLDTDCLGCFYPCPECYSTKCGPTCRRNRKWIYEAITEEGGEVVRTFPFPHAKY from the exons ATGTTTACCAGGGCTAAAgccaagaagaaggaggaggttGGGAGTAAATCAGTGGGTGCCACCAAGAAGGAGCAGAAGGCAGCCAAGAAGCAAGTGGTGAAATCAGAGCCTCAGGTGAAAGTTGAAGCTAAGAAGCAAGAAGAGCAGAAGAAGCCTGTCCAGGAAGAAGAATCCAAGAGTGGCGCTGCTGCCACCCCTTCCACCAGCACTGGCCGCCGTCGCCGTGGCCGCCCCCGTGGTTCCACCAAAAAGGCTGTCGGCCGAGCCGGGGCCCAAGGCCAAGCTGCGGTCCAAGGCCAAGCCGGGACCCAAGCCCAAACCAGGGCCCAAAGCCAAGCCAGGGCCCAAGGCCAAGCCAGAGTCCAAGGCCAAGCTGGGGCCCAAGTTCAAGCCGGGGCCCGTGGCAAAGCTGGTCCCCGCGGCCAAGCTCGCCAGGAGGGCACTGCCGGCTTGGGCACCAGTTCTGGTTCTCAGAGCCAAGGTGGCCAACAATTTGCTCAACCATCTGTGAAGCTTCCACGGGGGAAGAAAGGGATGCACAAGTACGACAATAAAGGAAGGCTGACCCTGAATGGCGAAGACCTCTGTGACTGCCTGGATACTGATTGCCTGGGATGTTTCTACCCATGCCCTGAATGCTATTCTACCAAGTGCGGGCCCACCTGCCGCCGCAACCGCAAGTGGATTTACGAGGCCATTACCGAGGAGGGTGGAGAAGTGGTCAGGaccttcccttttcctcatgCTAA gtATTAA